The Borrelia turicatae 91E135 genome has a window encoding:
- the bdr gene encoding Bdr family repetitive protein: MQDSSLHSVANTQIFNGHITEEIIYQEFVKMGMQDFVANELSKRYYRNELTYKDIEYLESNFNLKFEMLERSLKSEIISVRTELDNKIDIVRNELKSDIKDLDNKIDSVESNLNVKIDTKFNELDNKIDIVESNLNVKIDNVRNELKSDIKDLDNKIDSVRAELKSDVASVSNEISLVRKDMEINRMEFKSTSKLHNWMFGTLITLNIGIFLALMSLLVK; encoded by the coding sequence ATGCAAGATTCATCATTACATTCTGTTGCTAATACACAAATTTTTAATGGGCATATTACAGAGGAGATTATATATCAAGAATTTGTAAAAATGGGTATGCAAGATTTTGTTGCAAATGAGCTCTCTAAAAGATATTACCGTAATGAACTAACTTATAAAGATATTGAATATTTAGAGAGTAATTTTAATCTTAAGTTTGAGATGTTAGAGCGTAGTTTGAAATCTGAAATTATTTCTGTTAGAACTGAGCTTGATAACAAGATTGACATTGTTAGAAATGAGTTAAAATCTGATATTAAAGACCTGGATAACAAGATAGATTCTGTTGAAAGTAATTTAAATGTGAAGATTGACACTAAATTTAATGAACTTGATAATAAAATAGATATTGTTGAAAGTAATTTAAATGTGAAGATTGATAACGTTAGGAATGAGTTAAAATCTGACATTAAAGACCTGGATAATAAGATAGATTCTGTTAGAGCTGAATTAAAGTCTGATGTTGCATCTGTTAGTAATGAAATTTCTCTTGTTAGAAAAGATATGGAAATTAACAGAATGGAATTTAAAAGTACATCAAAATTACATAATTGGATGTTTGGTACCCTTATTACTCTTAATATAGGAATATTCTTAGCATTAATGTCATTATTAGTAAAGTAA
- a CDS encoding variable large family protein: MKRITLSALLMTLFLLLSCGSGSTKAEDPQSRFLKSVISLGNDFLNVFTSLSDMVGGVLGFNTKKSDIGVYFKKVHDTLSSTKTALEKIVTDMKSENNPNTAATETAINKLVSETLDKIIEGASEAVKGAEGNDSIASVGTANVGAAGEENAVKSLIEGIGKIVEVVLGNKGSADAGDNNNAENGNARNNNGAGKLFANANAGAAAEAKKVAADAAKAVGAVTGADILQAMVKNDAVTLAKHAGGAGAESNKKDAIIAGGIALRAIAKNGKFSGASDGDADAKKAIEGVALSAVTKALNTLTIAIRNTIDVGLKGVKDAMKINPEDIPPVTNDNTTSETKKN, from the coding sequence ATGAAAAGAATTACTTTAAGTGCGTTATTGATGACTTTATTTTTACTTCTTAGTTGTGGCAGTGGCAGTACTAAGGCTGAGGATCCTCAGAGCAGATTCTTAAAATCTGTTATTAGTTTAGGTAATGACTTCTTAAATGTTTTTACTTCACTTTCTGATATGGTTGGAGGTGTTTTAGGTTTTAATACTAAGAAGTCTGATATTGGAGTTTACTTTAAGAAAGTACATGATACTCTTTCATCTACTAAGACAGCCCTTGAAAAAATTGTTACTGATATGAAATCTGAAAATAATCCTAATACTGCTGCAACTGAGACTGCAATAAATAAATTAGTTAGTGAAACACTTGATAAAATAATAGAAGGAGCAAGCGAGGCTGTAAAGGGTGCTGAAGGTAATGACTCAATTGCTAGTGTTGGTACTGCTAATGTTGGTGCTGCTGGTGAGGAAAATGCAGTTAAGTCCCTTATTGAGGGGATTGGAAAGATTGTAGAAGTGGTGCTTGGAAATAAAGGAAGTGCTGATGCTGGTGATAATAATAACGCTGAAAATGGTAATGCAAGAAATAATAATGGTGCAGGTAAACTGTTTGCTAATGCTAATGCAGGTGCTGCTGCTGAAGCAAAGAAAGTAGCAGCTGATGCAGCAAAAGCAGTAGGAGCAGTAACCGGAGCTGATATATTACAAGCTATGGTTAAAAATGATGCTGTTACGTTAGCTAAGCATGCTGGTGGTGCAGGTGCTGAGTCTAATAAAAAAGATGCAATAATAGCAGGAGGAATAGCACTGCGAGCAATAGCAAAGAATGGTAAATTTTCTGGTGCTAGTGATGGTGATGCTGATGCAAAGAAAGCAATAGAGGGAGTAGCTTTAAGTGCAGTAACAAAAGCATTAAATACACTAACAATAGCAATAAGAAATACTATTGACGTGGGACTTAAGGGTGTTAAAGATGCTATGAAAATTAATCCTGAAGATATTCCTCCTGTAACTAATGATAATACAACCTCTGAAACTAAGAAGAACTAA